The nucleotide sequence GCTCGGACGCCACCGCGTCCGCTACCGCCCGCCCCACCAGCGCACCCTCCGCACGGAACGTCCGTCGCTTCACCACCGCACCTCACGCGCCGGAAGGCCCGCATCATTAATAGGTGACTTCACGGCCCCACCTCGTGCGCTCGGGCAGGCGCCTCCGCTCCGTCCCGCCGCGAAGCGTCGGGGAGCGCGCATCTCCATGAGTCAGGCGCAGGTGTCATTGCGGCGGCACTCTACGCCCGCCTCGCCCTCCCGCGCCGCCCGCTTCCTGTTACCTTCCGCGCCCATGGACCGTCCCCTGCATTCCGTCCGTACGCGGCTGGACGACTTCCTCGCCGAGCTCGCCACGCTCCACTACCGGCATGGCGCCGGCCTCGCGCCGGGACTCCCCGTCACCAGCCTCTACGCGTCCTTCCCCGAGCTGTCCTCCCCGGACACCTTCGCCGCCGCCAACGAGGCCCTCGCCAAGGCCCGCTTGCGAGAGGAGCCCGTCACCGTCCGCCGCATCCTGCTCGTCCGTGAGCTGGTCGCCTCCCAGGTGGAAGAGGCGCTCGCCGCCCGTCCCGCCGAGGCCGTGGCCACCCTGGAAGCCCAGTCCCAGCTCCCCGTGGACGACCAGACGCTCTCCCTCGCCGAGGCGCTCAGCGAGCTTCCCCGCGAGTCCGCCCGGGGCCGGCGCACCCTGCTGGAGCGCGCCGTCGGCAACTTCCTCTGGGACCACCGCGGCCCCTATGGCGACCGGCGCGAGGCGATGCTCCACACCGTGGCGCGGCTGGGCGCGAAGGACTACCCCACCCTGCGCGAGGAAGTCACCGGCATCGCCTTCGGCAAGCTGGCCGAGGCCGCCGCGGAGACGCTCCGCCGCACCGAGGACGCCTACCGCGACGTGCTCGGCTACGTCCTCAAGAAGGTGGAGCCGACGCTGCGCCCGCTGCCCGGCGGCGAGGCGCGCCGGCATGACCTCCAGGCCGCACTCCAGGCCCCGTGGATGGACGCCTTCTTCCGCCGCGAGGACGCCTTCCCCGCCGTGGTGCGCTGGCTCGGCGAGTGGCACCTGACGCCCAACGCCGAGGGCCGCATCCGCATCGACGACGAGGCGCGCCCCGGCAAGGCCCCCCGCCCCTTCGTCGCCACCGTGCGCGTGCCGGAGGAGGTGCGCCTCGTCATCCAGCCGCGCGGCGGCATGGACTCGCTGGGCAGCCTCCTCCATGAGATGGGCCACGCGCAGCACCGCGCCCACGTGTCGGAGAACCTGCCCATGGAGCTGCGCCGCCTCGGAGATGCCTCCGTGACGGAGGCGTACGCGGCCCTCTTCGAGCGGCTGCTGCTGTCCCCCGGCTGGCTCAAGCGCTACCTCGACCTGCCCACCCTGGCCGCGCGCGACGCGGCGCGACTGGGCGCCTTCCAGGCCCTGGCCGTGCTGCGCCGCCACTGCGCGAAGCTGTCCTACGAGCTGTCGCTCAGCCTGCGCGGCCCCTCGGCGGAGCGCGCGGAAGAGTACGCGGACGGCCAGCGCCGGGCGCTCTTCGTCGAGCCGCACCCGGGCTTCTTCCTCCACGACGTGGACCCGCAGCTCTACACGGCCCACTACCTGCGCGCGTGGGCGCTGGAGACGCGGCTCACCGCCCGCCTCACGGAGCGCTTCAACGAGGACTTTTGGAGGAACCCCAGCGCCGCCGCCTGGTTGAAGGGGCTGTTCGCGCGAGGGGGTACGGACGACGCGGAAGGACTGGCCACAGAGGTCTCGGGCACGCCACTGGCATTGCCCGAGGCCGGGGAGCGCCTCGTGGCCATCCTCAACCGCTAGGGGGTACTCCGCGAGAGGACTACTTCTTCTTGCGGAGCGCCCGGACGATCTTGTCCTTGGTGGCGTTGCCGGCCGCCTTGGTGGGCGTCGGCGCGGGTGCCGCGGGAGTCATCGCCTGCTTGTTGTTCCCGCTGGCCACCGGCTTGCCGCCCGCACGGGCGCGCATCGCCTTCAGCAGCTGCATCTCGATGACGAGCAGCTCGTCGCCGAGCTCCTGGTTGTCACCCGCGGCACGGGGAAGCGGAGCACGGGTGCTGGAAGCGCCGGCACCGTGCCGCATGCGCAGAACCCTCTCCTCCTCGGCCGACAGCGTGCGCGTCTTCTCCAGCGCCGCCTTGACCTCCTTGGCCGTCACCGTGCTACTTCCGACCTTGCGCTCCATCGCCGCTCCCTTGCTGTGTGGCCCGCTGAACGTCCGTACATGTCGGACGCGTCCGAGCCGCAACCGTCGAGGATTGTAGAGGACGCAAGAGTGAGCGCAAATTTTCTTCCAACAGGTCGCTGCCGGGCTGTAGCGCCAGGGGCCTCGCGCTACAGACGGAACCCCAGGCCGAGGTACCCTGAAGTCATGGACTCCCGTTCACCAGAGAACGGGTCTCCACCCGCGGAGAAGTTCTGGTACCGGGCCTCGGCGGAGAGAAAGAGCTGGCTCCCCAGCTCCACCCCCACCCCGCCGCACAGCTCCGCGCCCACCTGCAGCGCGCGCGAGGCAGCCACGTCCTCCTTGTCGTGGGCCATCAGCAGGCTGGCCCCGCCGCCCAGGTAGGGCCGCACGCGCCGGGGGCCTGACGGGGTGATGCGGATGGACATGGGGGTGGCCTCGGTGTGCCGGCGGCTGGAGGCCACGTGCCCGCCCACCTCCATCACCGAGGAGTGCTTGCGGTAGCCCCAGGCCAGGCTCGCGGTGTAGCCCGCCTCGCGCGCCCCCTCCGGGTCCGTCAGGAGATAGGCCCCCACCGGAGCGACGGTGACGCCCAGGTTGCGGAGGAGCGGCTCGGCGAGCACCGGAGGTGCGGACAGCCCGGCCAGGCACGACAGGAGGACGGCAAGACGGCGCATGCCCGCCCATTGAGCAAGGGGCAAGCCACGCCGGAAGGCCAGTAAAGTCAGGGGCTTGCGGGGCGGGGCGAGGCACCCTGCCGCCCGCGTCCGGGCGGGCCCGTCAGAGCAGGCGAGCAGCCTCGTACACAGCGGCGCCGGGCCCGGGGGAGCGGGCTCCGGGCGCACATGACGCGGGGGCCAGGGGCGCCGCGCACCCGGTGGCCCCCGGGCCTCGAATCAGGTGCCCTCTTCGTCCTCGGGCTCGGGCGGGGCGTCGGTGGCGGGCTTGGTCTTGTCGGCGTCCTCCGGCTTCTTGCGCTCGATGCCGAAGGCGTCCAGCGCGTCCGCGATGCCCTGCGGCTTGTCGGCGTCGGGGAGGAAGTCCTCGGGCGGCTGGAGCTTCGGGTCCTGTCCCACCTCGGTGAGGGCGGACTCCAGCGTCATGCGCAATTCGGCGGCCTCGGGCGTCTTCTCCGAGGGCACGCCCATGCGGCCATCCAGTCGGGCCTTGAGGACCACGGACGTGGTGGAGTCCACCAGCACCTCGCCGTCCAGAGAGCGCGGCACGCGGTGGGCGAAGAAGCTGGCGCGGCGGCGGGTGCTCTCGTCGGTGCCCTTGGGCTCGAAGGGCGCCGGCAGCGGGCGGGAGGCGGTGCCTTCCGAGACGGGGCCCAGCGTCACGGTGTAGCGCCACGCCACGCGACCCTCGTGGGAGACGGTGCCGTCGGGGGTGAGCTTGATGCGGCCCTGGAAGAGGCTGTCGAAGTCGCGGATGGCGCCGGTCAGCTCCGTGCGGGTGCGCTCGGCCATGCCGCGGTCGCGCAGGCGCTGGCGGAACGGGCCGTAGCGGTTGCGGGCGAACACCTGGCCGCCCACGCGCATGACCTCCAGGCCCTGGTCCCTCGAGTTCTCCAGCACACCGTGGAAGTCACCGCTGACTCCACCGGGGCCGGCGCGGAAGGTGCGCGACTCGGTGAGCTTCACCGGGTTGGCCTCGGCGGAGGTCCACTCGTAGCTCACGGTGGACTGGAAGCGGTGGGGCCCCAGCCGCTCGGTCACCTCGGCGGCGTCCATGCCCAGGATGCGGCGGGCCACCTGGGGGTTGCTGGCCACATCCTCGGGGGGCAGCTTCTGCTTGGCGGAGGCCACGACCTTGGGTGGGTCCTCGGGCGAGAAGATGCGCGCCTTGGCCGCCTTGTCGACCGGGTCGGAACAGCCCACGGCGGCCAGCGCCAGGGCGAGGGTGAAGGCGGACTTCTTCAGACGACTCACGACTCCTCCAGAGGGGTACGACAAGGCCGGCAAGTTACGTGGGGCATACAAGTGCGGCAAGCAGTGGCTTGCGTGCAGCCGTGCAAGGGATAGAACGCCCAACTCATGCAGAACCTGCGCGACAAGTTATTGAAGGCGGGCCTCGTCACCGAGGAACAGACCAAGAAGGTGGAGACGAAGGCCAGCCAGGCGGAAGCCCGGCGACCCGCTCCCCAGGAGGGTGGCCGTCCAGGCGGCAACCGTTCCGCCCCCCCGCGTGACGAGAACCGGACACAAGCCAGTCCCCAGGCCCGCGAAGGCGGCCCCCGCGAAGGCGGCGGCCGGCGCGAGGGCGGTGGACGTCCCCCTGGCGGGGGTGGGCGCTTCGGTCCTGGCGGCGGTGGCCGTCCGGGCGGTGGCGGACGCCCCGGAGGCCCCATTCCGCGCTTCGGCGGCGGTGCTCCCCAGCAGGGGCGCCCGGGTGCCGCGGCGCCGGAGAAGGCCATCCCCAAGCTGCCGCCCATGCCTGGCTCCAAGGCGTACCAGCGTGCCGAGTCCAAGAAGCAGGTGGAAATCGACAGGGCGCTGAGGGAGCTGGTGCTCGGCGCGCAGGTGCCTGTCGAGGCAGGCGAGACGGCGTTCTACTTCATGACCCGCAAGGGCAAGCTGCGGCGGCTGGAGCTGAGCCCGGCGCAGGCGAAGCAGCTCGAGGAGGGCGAGCTCGGCGTGGTGGAGCGGCCCGAGCCCGCGCAGATCGAGCACTCGCTGGTGCCCGCCTCGGCGGCCGAGCAGATGTTCGCGCTGTCGAAGAAGTCGGTGCGCTTCTTCAACCGCAAGGACAACCCCGTCGGCTTCATGAACGACGAGGAGCTCAAGGCGCAGCAGGCGTCGGAGGCCGCCGGCACCGCGCCGGAGCTGTCCGACGAGGCCGAGGGTTCCGAGGGCGCCGAGGGTGAGGCTGAAGCACAGGCCACGACCGAGGGTGAGGCCGAAGCACAGGCCACGACCGAGGGTACCCCCGCGGAGACCACCGACCAGACGCCCGACGGTGGCGACAAGGTCGGCAACGGCTGACCCGGGCTTCCCGGGCCTCTTCCCCTCCCCTGCTTGAAGCGGGGGAGGGTGTTCCACTCACACCTGGCTTTGCCTCGGTGGAGCGCGCCCATGTCGGAGCGCGCTTCACCATGGCTCCCGGAGTGTTCCCGCCGAGCGCCTCGCCATGGCGTCAGCCATCGGCTGCACGCGCAGCACCACAGCAGGTCCACGTGCGCGGGCGGGAGCGGGGCTGGAGCGCATCGGTGAGCGCGTTCGCTCTGCGAAATTGGCCACCGTGCTCGCGCCCACCGTCTGAGCGGATGCGTGTGAGCGTTGGTGCCGAGCCCGACCGCTGGCGCTAGGCTTCCGCCCATGACAACGACTTCCAAGACGGTGGTGGTGACGGGTGCGAGCCGGGGCATCGGCCGTGCCGTGGCGCTGTCCTTTGCCCGCGAGGGCTTCAAGGTCTGGGCGTTGGCACGCTCGGCGGATGCGCTGACGTCGCTGCGGAGCGAGGGCGGCGACAACATCCGGCCGCACGCGGTGGACGTGGCGAACGAGTCCGCGCTGCTCGCCATCAGCAAGACCATCCTCGCGGACGGCACCCCGCGCGTGCTGGTGAACAACGCGGGCATCACCGTGTCCGCGCCGCTGACGAAGACGAGCACCGAGGACCTGGCGCGCGTCATGGCCGTCAACGTGACGGCCCCCTTCATCCTCTGCCGCGAGCTGATGCCGGCCATGGCCAAGGCGGGCGGCGGCCGCGTCATCAACATCGGCTCCATGATGGCGGTGCGCGGCGCGAAGTACACGTCGGCGTACTGCGCGTCCAAGCACGCGCTGATGGGACTGACCCGCTCACTGGCGTCGGAGTACGCGAAGAAGAACGTCACGGTGAACGCGGTGAACCCGGGCTGGGTGGAGACGGACATGTTCGCCTCGGCGGCCTCGGCCGTCACCCAGACGACGGGCCGCACCGAGCAGCAGTCGCGCGAGGCGCTCGCGGCCATGAACGCCATGGGCCGCATCATCCAGCCGGAGGAGGTCGCCGCGCTCTGCGTCTTCCTCGCCTCGGACGCGGCGGGCGCCATCACCGGCGCCGCCTACGCCATCGACGGCGGCGAGTTGGGCTGACACTTCACTCCCATTCCGCCTGTCCGGCTGCCGGGCCGCCACTCGTGGCCCGGCGTGTTGCACGCCGGGAATCGCATACCCACCCTGCGCCATCGCCCGGACGGCAACGGGTGCTTCGCGATGGGGAGGTAGGGCGTGAGGCGATGGTGGGGTGCGGTGCTGGGCGTGTGTGTATGGGCGGGCTGTTCAGCGGGGGACGGTGGCGAAGCACCCGTGCCAGAGGTGGACACGCCGGCGGTGGCAGACCCGGACGCACCTTCCGTTGAGGTGACGCCCCCTCCCGAAGTACCGCCCGCCGGAACGGGGGACCCGGTGGAGGAGACACCGCCCGGCGATGAGCCGCCCGGGGACGCCGAGGAGCCCGCGCCTCCGGCAGCCTGCTCGGGCCCGGACGGCACGGCGCGGCTGGCGTGGAGCTACGACGCCGCGTGGGACCAGACGGTGGACTTCCGCGGCACCCTGGACGCGGACGGCCAGACG is from Pyxidicoccus trucidator and encodes:
- a CDS encoding peptidase M3, which codes for MDRPLHSVRTRLDDFLAELATLHYRHGAGLAPGLPVTSLYASFPELSSPDTFAAANEALAKARLREEPVTVRRILLVRELVASQVEEALAARPAEAVATLEAQSQLPVDDQTLSLAEALSELPRESARGRRTLLERAVGNFLWDHRGPYGDRREAMLHTVARLGAKDYPTLREEVTGIAFGKLAEAAAETLRRTEDAYRDVLGYVLKKVEPTLRPLPGGEARRHDLQAALQAPWMDAFFRREDAFPAVVRWLGEWHLTPNAEGRIRIDDEARPGKAPRPFVATVRVPEEVRLVIQPRGGMDSLGSLLHEMGHAQHRAHVSENLPMELRRLGDASVTEAYAALFERLLLSPGWLKRYLDLPTLAARDAARLGAFQALAVLRRHCAKLSYELSLSLRGPSAERAEEYADGQRRALFVEPHPGFFLHDVDPQLYTAHYLRAWALETRLTARLTERFNEDFWRNPSAAAWLKGLFARGGTDDAEGLATEVSGTPLALPEAGERLVAILNR
- a CDS encoding acyloxyacyl hydrolase, producing the protein MRRLAVLLSCLAGLSAPPVLAEPLLRNLGVTVAPVGAYLLTDPEGAREAGYTASLAWGYRKHSSVMEVGGHVASSRRHTEATPMSIRITPSGPRRVRPYLGGGASLLMAHDKEDVAASRALQVGAELCGGVGVELGSQLFLSAEARYQNFSAGGDPFSGERESMTSGYLGLGFRL
- a CDS encoding DUF2058 family protein; amino-acid sequence: MQNLRDKLLKAGLVTEEQTKKVETKASQAEARRPAPQEGGRPGGNRSAPPRDENRTQASPQAREGGPREGGGRREGGGRPPGGGGRFGPGGGGRPGGGGRPGGPIPRFGGGAPQQGRPGAAAPEKAIPKLPPMPGSKAYQRAESKKQVEIDRALRELVLGAQVPVEAGETAFYFMTRKGKLRRLELSPAQAKQLEEGELGVVERPEPAQIEHSLVPASAAEQMFALSKKSVRFFNRKDNPVGFMNDEELKAQQASEAAGTAPELSDEAEGSEGAEGEAEAQATTEGEAEAQATTEGTPAETTDQTPDGGDKVGNG
- a CDS encoding SDR family NAD(P)-dependent oxidoreductase encodes the protein MTTTSKTVVVTGASRGIGRAVALSFAREGFKVWALARSADALTSLRSEGGDNIRPHAVDVANESALLAISKTILADGTPRVLVNNAGITVSAPLTKTSTEDLARVMAVNVTAPFILCRELMPAMAKAGGGRVINIGSMMAVRGAKYTSAYCASKHALMGLTRSLASEYAKKNVTVNAVNPGWVETDMFASAASAVTQTTGRTEQQSREALAAMNAMGRIIQPEEVAALCVFLASDAAGAITGAAYAIDGGELG